The following nucleotide sequence is from uncultured Draconibacterium sp..
CCGCCAGAAAACTCATCGATGTTTTCGCCCGGCTGTCCAATTACGCCAATGGTTTGCAAAACAGGCACCTCATCTCCTTCTTCGCAAAACACAGCCAGCAAAACGCCATCTTCTTCAGCTTCCTGTTCAAATGATGCTTTATCTGTTTCATAAGCAAAGAGCGCATCGCCCTTTTTAACTTCTTCGCCTACCTCTTTCGTCCACTCGGTAAAGATGCAGGATTCAACGGATTGCCCCTGGCGAGGCATTATTATTGGTGTAGCCATAGTATTTTAATATTTTGGACAAACATAATCCACGCTACTTGTATTTACAAGTTAATTCATTGTTTTTACTTAAAACCCTAATCTACAATCTTTTTAATACATTTACAAGTAACTTGTAAATACATTTATCTAATTTTGTCTTTACATCTAAAAAGAAAAACGCTTATATTTGTCACTCGACAAAAAATCAAAAAATGCGTCTGAACAAAAATTTACCGCAATACAAAGTGGTTTACGAAATTATACGGAAACACATATCAGATGGAGTTTACCTGAAAGGTGACATTCTCCCATCGGAAAACGAACTTTGTGCGGTACATCAGACCACAAGACCAACCATTCGGAAAGCACTTGATCGTCTGGTTCACGAAGGCTATATTCGAAAGAAACAGGGGAAAGGAAGCATTGTAATGGGCGTTCCACAAGGAGTTGGTATTTTGTCGTTATCGGGCACCACCAGTGCTGTTGGACAAGAAAACCTGATTACAAAAATTATTGTAAAACCTGAAATCCGGCAGTGGGACACCACAAATCTTGCTTATCCGCTCTTGAATAACGAAGAAGAATTTGGCTGTATTTATTTCGAGCGACTGCGGATAATGAACAAGCAGCCCGTTTTTTACGATATTACCATGATGCCCAACATCAACCTGCGTCGTTTTATCAGTCGAAACCTGGAGAACAAATCGCTATTCAACATCCTGCGCACCCTATACGACAT
It contains:
- a CDS encoding GntR family transcriptional regulator, whose amino-acid sequence is MRLNKNLPQYKVVYEIIRKHISDGVYLKGDILPSENELCAVHQTTRPTIRKALDRLVHEGYIRKKQGKGSIVMGVPQGVGILSLSGTTSAVGQENLITKIIVKPEIRQWDTTNLAYPLLNNEEEFGCIYFERLRIMNKQPVFYDITMMPNINLRRFISRNLENKSLFNILRTLYDIEVTGGEQRLMAILADDKIQEYLNVKEGHPILHINRKMETSREGFFIYSQVYCNSEKYAIFGTF